One window of Trinickia caryophylli genomic DNA carries:
- the tatB gene encoding Sec-independent protein translocase protein TatB: MLDLGLTKMALIGVVALVVLGPERLPRVARTAGALFGRAQRYINDVKAEVTREIELEELRRMKTDFESAARNVENSIHDGVRRQEAELNEAWQAGTRVSPSIAGGAADDGTGGGTDDFSGGAGSRSWLSGGAASPAKRRNWRAKRLTTPVWYKRATGRRTQVQSGAARVARHTPMSLRKPRRFL; this comes from the coding sequence ATGCTCGACCTCGGTCTTACCAAGATGGCGCTGATCGGCGTGGTTGCGCTGGTCGTGCTCGGCCCTGAACGGCTGCCGCGCGTCGCGCGCACGGCCGGCGCGCTCTTCGGGCGCGCGCAGCGCTATATCAACGACGTCAAAGCCGAAGTCACGCGGGAAATCGAGCTCGAAGAGCTTCGCCGCATGAAGACCGATTTCGAATCCGCGGCGCGCAACGTCGAGAATTCGATCCACGACGGCGTGCGCCGGCAGGAAGCGGAACTCAACGAGGCCTGGCAGGCCGGCACGCGCGTTTCGCCGAGCATTGCCGGCGGTGCGGCGGACGATGGCACCGGGGGCGGCACGGACGATTTTTCGGGTGGTGCGGGCTCCCGCTCGTGGCTGTCGGGCGGAGCTGCATCGCCCGCCAAGCGCCGCAACTGGCGTGCGAAGCGGCTCACCACGCCCGTCTGGTATAAGCGAGCCACGGGGCGGCGTACCCAGGTGCAATCGGGGGCGGCGCGGGTGGCCCGCCATACGCCCATGAGCCTGCGCAAGCCGCGGCGCTTTCTCTGA
- the hisG gene encoding ATP phosphoribosyltransferase — MSDTTLTLALSKGRIFEETMPLLAAAGVQVAEDPETSRKLILPTSAPNLRVIVVRATDVPTYVEYGAADFGVAGKDVLLEHGGGGLYQPIDLNIARCRMSVAVKAGFDYANAVRQGARLRVATKYVQTAREHFAAKGVHVDLIKLYGSMELAPLVGLADAIVDLVSSGGTLRANNLVEVEEIMQISSRLVVNQAALKLKRTALKPLIDAFERASQRGEASA, encoded by the coding sequence ATGAGCGATACGACGCTGACACTCGCCCTCTCCAAAGGGCGTATCTTTGAAGAAACGATGCCGCTTCTGGCGGCGGCCGGCGTGCAGGTGGCGGAAGATCCCGAGACGTCGCGCAAGCTGATTTTGCCGACGAGCGCGCCGAATCTGCGCGTCATCGTCGTGCGCGCGACGGACGTGCCGACCTACGTCGAATACGGCGCGGCCGATTTCGGCGTGGCGGGCAAGGACGTCCTGCTCGAGCATGGCGGAGGCGGGCTTTATCAGCCGATCGATTTGAATATCGCGCGCTGCCGCATGTCGGTGGCGGTGAAAGCGGGCTTCGACTACGCAAATGCGGTGCGCCAGGGCGCACGGCTGCGCGTGGCGACGAAATACGTGCAGACGGCGCGCGAGCATTTTGCCGCCAAGGGCGTGCACGTCGATCTGATCAAGCTCTATGGGTCGATGGAACTCGCGCCGCTCGTGGGGTTGGCCGACGCGATCGTGGACCTCGTGAGCTCGGGCGGGACGCTGCGCGCCAACAATCTGGTCGAGGTCGAGGAGATCATGCAGATCTCCTCGCGCCTCGTGGTGAATCAGGCCGCGCTGAAGCTGAAGCGCACGGCGCTCAAGCCGCTCATCGACGCATTCGAGCGCGCTTCGCAGCGCGGCGAGGCGAGTGCTTGA
- the hisF gene encoding imidazole glycerol phosphate synthase subunit HisF translates to MALAKRIIPCLDVTAGRVVKGVNFVELRDAGDPVEIARRYDDQGADELTFLDITATSDGRDLILPIIEAVASQVFIPLTVGGGVRAVEDVRRLLNAGADKVSMNSSAVANPELVRDAARKYGSQCIVVAIDAKRTSAEGEAPRWEVFTHGGRKATGLDAVEWARKMADYGAGEILLTSMDRDGTKSGFDLALTRAVSDAVPVPVIASGGVGSLRDLADGIVEGHADAVLAASIFHYGEHTVGEAKRFMADRGISVRL, encoded by the coding sequence ATGGCTCTAGCAAAACGCATCATCCCCTGCCTCGACGTGACCGCCGGGCGCGTCGTGAAGGGCGTCAACTTCGTCGAACTGCGCGATGCGGGCGACCCTGTCGAAATCGCCCGCCGTTATGACGATCAGGGCGCTGACGAACTGACGTTCCTCGATATCACGGCAACCTCGGATGGCCGCGATCTGATCCTGCCGATCATCGAGGCCGTGGCCTCGCAGGTCTTCATTCCGCTGACGGTGGGCGGCGGCGTGCGCGCCGTCGAAGACGTGCGGCGCCTGCTCAACGCGGGCGCCGACAAGGTCAGCATGAATTCCTCGGCAGTCGCGAACCCCGAACTCGTGCGCGACGCCGCCCGGAAGTACGGTTCGCAGTGCATCGTGGTGGCAATCGACGCGAAGCGGACCTCGGCCGAAGGCGAGGCGCCGCGCTGGGAAGTCTTCACGCATGGCGGCCGCAAGGCCACGGGGCTCGATGCCGTGGAATGGGCGCGCAAGATGGCGGATTACGGCGCCGGCGAAATCCTGCTCACGAGCATGGACCGGGACGGCACGAAAAGCGGCTTCGATCTCGCGCTCACGCGCGCCGTGTCCGACGCCGTGCCCGTACCCGTGATTGCCTCGGGCGGTGTGGGATCGCTGCGCGATCTGGCCGACGGCATCGTCGAGGGCCATGCCGATGCGGTCCTGGCCGCGAGCATTTTTCACTATGGCGAGCATACGGTGGGCGAAGCGAAGCGCTTCATGGCCGACCGGGGCATTTCGGTAAGACTGTGA
- the hisC gene encoding histidinol-phosphate transaminase, translating to MTKPQDIIRPDVLAMTSYPVADATGFVKLDAMENPFTLPEPVAKALGERLAAVALNRYPAPRPAALIDKIKRVMGVPAGCGVLLGNGSDEIISMIAMAVAKPGAKLLAPVPGFVMYQMSAKFAQLEFVGVPHRPDLTLDVEAMLAAIVEHEPAVIYLAYPNNPTGTLYPRADIERIVAAAKRSLVVIDEAYQPFAQETWLPRALEFDNVVVMRTVSKLGLAGIRLGYLVGSSVWLDEFDKVRPPYNVNVLTQAAAEFVLDHIDDVLEPQAAQLRAERARLAEAVAALPGAAVFPSAGNFLLVRVPDADAVYETLLAERVLIKNVGKMHPLLANCVRLTVGTPDENAQMLAALRLVLK from the coding sequence ATGACCAAGCCGCAAGACATCATCAGGCCGGACGTGCTGGCGATGACGAGCTATCCCGTTGCGGACGCGACGGGGTTCGTCAAGCTCGACGCGATGGAAAACCCGTTCACGCTGCCGGAGCCGGTGGCCAAGGCGCTCGGCGAACGGCTGGCCGCGGTGGCCCTCAATCGCTACCCCGCGCCGCGCCCGGCCGCGCTGATCGACAAGATCAAGCGCGTCATGGGCGTACCCGCCGGCTGCGGCGTGTTGCTCGGCAACGGCTCGGACGAAATCATCAGCATGATCGCCATGGCCGTGGCGAAGCCAGGGGCGAAACTGCTCGCGCCGGTGCCGGGTTTCGTCATGTACCAGATGTCGGCGAAATTCGCCCAGCTCGAGTTCGTGGGCGTGCCTCACCGGCCCGATCTGACGCTCGACGTCGAGGCGATGCTGGCCGCGATCGTCGAGCACGAGCCAGCCGTGATCTACCTCGCGTACCCCAACAACCCGACCGGCACGCTCTATCCGCGCGCCGATATCGAGCGCATCGTCGCGGCGGCGAAAAGGAGCCTCGTCGTCATCGACGAGGCGTACCAGCCGTTCGCGCAGGAGACGTGGCTGCCGCGTGCGCTCGAGTTCGACAACGTGGTGGTGATGCGCACGGTGTCGAAGCTCGGGCTGGCCGGCATCCGCCTGGGCTACCTCGTCGGCTCGTCCGTCTGGCTCGACGAGTTCGACAAGGTTCGTCCGCCCTACAACGTCAACGTGCTCACGCAGGCCGCGGCCGAATTCGTACTCGATCATATCGACGACGTGCTGGAGCCGCAGGCCGCGCAGTTGCGCGCCGAGCGCGCGAGGCTGGCCGAGGCCGTGGCCGCGCTGCCGGGGGCGGCCGTCTTCCCGAGCGCGGGCAACTTTCTGCTCGTGCGCGTGCCCGATGCGGATGCGGTGTACGAAACGCTGCTCGCGGAGCGGGTTTTGATCAAAAACGTGGGTAAAATGCATCCGTTGCTGGCGAATTGCGTGCGTTTGACGGTGGGTACGCCCGATGAAAACGCACAAATGCTCGCCGCGCTTCGGCTTGTTTTGAAATAA
- the hisD gene encoding histidinol dehydrogenase has product MSLKIRKLDSSAADFAATLAAVLAFEASEDEAIERSVAQILADVKTRGDAAVLEYTNRFDRLDAASVAALELPQSELEAALESLQPKQRAALEAAAARVRGYHEKQKIECGSHSWHYTEADGTVLGQKVTPLDRAGIYVPGGKAAYPSSVLMNAIPARVAGVKEIVMVVPTPDGVKNPLVLAAALLGGVDRVFTIGGAQAIGALAYGTATVPAVDKICGPGNAYVASAKRRVFGTVGIDMIAGPSEILVLCDGTTDPRWIAMDLFSQAEHDELAQSILLCPDDAFIARVEEAIAELLPAMPRREVIQRSLEGRGALVKVRDMAEACAIANQIAPEHLEISALDAQQWANEIRHAGAIFVGRFTSESLGDYCAGPNHVLPTSRTARFSSPLGVYDFFKRSSVIEVSGEGAQTLGEIAAELAYGEGLPAHAKSAEYRMKQTG; this is encoded by the coding sequence ATGTCTCTGAAGATTCGCAAACTCGATTCGAGCGCCGCTGATTTCGCTGCGACGCTCGCCGCTGTGCTTGCCTTCGAAGCGAGCGAAGACGAGGCGATCGAGCGCTCGGTGGCGCAGATTCTCGCCGACGTGAAAACGCGCGGCGATGCCGCGGTGCTCGAGTACACGAACCGGTTCGACCGGCTCGACGCGGCGAGCGTGGCGGCGCTGGAGCTGCCGCAAAGCGAACTCGAGGCGGCGCTCGAGAGCCTGCAGCCGAAGCAGCGCGCGGCGCTCGAGGCTGCCGCTGCGCGCGTGCGCGGCTACCACGAGAAGCAGAAGATCGAGTGCGGCAGCCACAGCTGGCACTACACCGAGGCGGACGGCACGGTGCTCGGCCAGAAGGTGACACCGCTCGACCGGGCCGGCATCTACGTGCCGGGCGGCAAGGCGGCTTACCCGTCGTCGGTGCTGATGAACGCAATTCCGGCCCGCGTGGCCGGCGTGAAAGAGATCGTCATGGTCGTGCCCACGCCCGACGGCGTGAAAAATCCGCTGGTGCTGGCGGCGGCGCTGCTCGGCGGCGTCGACCGCGTGTTTACGATCGGCGGGGCGCAGGCGATCGGCGCGCTCGCGTACGGCACGGCCACGGTACCGGCCGTCGACAAGATCTGCGGGCCGGGCAATGCCTACGTGGCATCGGCGAAGCGCCGGGTGTTCGGCACGGTCGGCATCGACATGATCGCGGGCCCCTCGGAAATCCTCGTGCTGTGCGACGGCACGACCGATCCGCGCTGGATCGCGATGGACCTCTTTTCGCAGGCCGAGCACGACGAACTCGCGCAATCGATCCTGCTGTGCCCCGATGACGCGTTCATCGCGCGTGTCGAAGAGGCGATTGCGGAACTGCTGCCGGCGATGCCGCGGCGCGAGGTGATCCAGCGCTCGCTCGAAGGGCGCGGCGCGCTCGTGAAGGTTCGCGACATGGCCGAGGCGTGCGCGATCGCCAATCAGATCGCGCCCGAGCACCTCGAAATTTCAGCGCTCGATGCGCAGCAATGGGCCAATGAAATCCGCCATGCGGGTGCGATCTTCGTCGGCCGCTTCACGAGCGAAAGCCTCGGCGACTACTGCGCGGGGCCGAACCACGTGCTGCCGACGTCGCGCACGGCGCGTTTCTCGTCGCCGCTCGGCGTCTATGACTTCTTCAAGCGCTCGAGTGTCATCGAAGTGAGCGGCGAGGGCGCGCAGACACTCGGCGAAATCGCGGCCGAACTCGCTTACGGCGAAGGGCTGCCGGCCCACGCGAAAAGCGCCGAGTACCGCATGAAGCAAACCGGCTGA
- the hisH gene encoding imidazole glycerol phosphate synthase subunit HisH encodes MKKIAIVDYGMGNLRSVQQALKQAAPEADVAIVDRPEAIRSADRVVLPGQGAMPDCMRCLRESGLQDALLEASRAKPLMGVCVGEQMLFDWSAEGDTAGLGLLPGKVVRFELEGRLQDDGSRFKVPQMGWNRVRQTRAHALWDGVPDGSFFYFVHSYYVVPDNAAHTVGETDYGVVFTSAVARDNIFATQFHPEKSAATGLRVYRNFVDWNP; translated from the coding sequence ATGAAGAAGATTGCGATTGTGGATTACGGGATGGGGAACCTGCGCTCGGTGCAGCAGGCGCTGAAGCAGGCGGCCCCCGAGGCGGACGTTGCCATCGTTGATCGCCCCGAGGCGATCCGTTCGGCCGACCGCGTGGTGCTGCCGGGTCAGGGTGCAATGCCTGACTGCATGCGTTGCCTGCGCGAATCGGGCCTTCAGGATGCATTGCTGGAAGCCTCGCGCGCGAAGCCCCTGATGGGCGTGTGCGTGGGCGAGCAGATGCTCTTCGACTGGAGCGCCGAGGGCGATACCGCGGGCCTCGGGCTGTTGCCGGGCAAAGTGGTGCGCTTCGAGCTCGAGGGCCGGCTGCAGGACGACGGGTCGCGCTTCAAGGTGCCGCAAATGGGCTGGAACCGGGTGCGGCAGACGCGAGCCCATGCGCTTTGGGACGGCGTGCCCGACGGCAGTTTTTTTTATTTCGTGCACAGTTACTACGTAGTGCCCGACAATGCGGCCCATACAGTGGGCGAAACGGATTACGGCGTGGTGTTTACGTCGGCCGTGGCGCGCGACAATATCTTTGCGACCCAGTTTCACCCCGAGAAAAGCGCGGCCACCGGCCTGCGCGTCTACCGCAATTTCGTCGACTGGAACCCCTGA
- a CDS encoding histidine triad nucleotide-binding protein — translation MSHENCLFCKIAAGEIPSTKVHEDDEFLAFKDIRPAAETHILVIPRRHIATLSDCTESDAPLLGRMMVLVSRLADQLGCAYTGGETGFRTVINTGPGGGQEVYHLHAHLLAGPRPWQRMG, via the coding sequence ATGAGCCACGAAAACTGTCTGTTTTGCAAGATCGCCGCAGGTGAGATTCCGAGTACGAAGGTCCATGAGGACGACGAATTCCTCGCTTTCAAAGACATCCGGCCTGCGGCCGAAACGCACATCCTCGTGATTCCGCGCCGGCACATTGCCACACTGTCGGATTGCACCGAAAGCGATGCGCCGCTGCTTGGTAGAATGATGGTTCTGGTTTCGCGTCTGGCCGATCAGCTCGGCTGCGCTTATACCGGTGGCGAAACAGGTTTTCGCACCGTGATCAACACGGGGCCGGGAGGCGGGCAGGAGGTCTACCATCTGCACGCTCATCTGCTTGCGGGGCCGCGGCCCTGGCAGCGGATGGGCTGA
- the tatA gene encoding Sec-independent protein translocase subunit TatA → MGSLSIWHWLIVLLIVALVFGTKKLRNIGSDLGGAVKGFKEGMKESETSAQPGAAEQRRELPAGTVDVDAKEKVRSSDFR, encoded by the coding sequence ATGGGTTCGTTGAGCATTTGGCACTGGCTGATCGTCCTGTTGATCGTCGCGCTCGTCTTCGGCACGAAGAAGCTGCGCAATATCGGCAGTGATCTCGGAGGGGCCGTGAAGGGATTCAAGGAAGGAATGAAAGAGAGCGAGACGTCCGCGCAGCCGGGCGCGGCCGAGCAGCGGCGTGAACTGCCGGCAGGCACCGTCGACGTCGACGCCAAGGAAAAAGTGCGTTCGAGCGACTTCCGCTGA
- a CDS encoding YchE family NAAT transporter: protein MDLLKSFISLLALINPVGAVPFFLSLTSGQSERERRHTIRIASISVFCVIAVTTLLGQQIISFFGISVGSLEVGGGIIMLLMAINMLNAQIGNARATPEERDEAESKNSIAVVPLAIPLLTGPGSISTVIVYAASAHHWYDRLGLVVIGAVLAAICFLSLRLAEPIARFIGQTGINIGTRLMGLMLSALAVEFIVDGLKALLPNLR, encoded by the coding sequence ATGGATCTGCTCAAATCATTTATTTCGCTGTTGGCGTTGATCAACCCGGTCGGGGCCGTGCCGTTCTTTCTGAGCCTCACCTCCGGGCAATCGGAGCGCGAGCGTCGGCACACGATCCGCATCGCCTCGATCTCGGTGTTCTGCGTGATTGCGGTCACGACGCTGCTCGGGCAACAGATCATCAGCTTTTTCGGCATCTCGGTGGGCTCGCTCGAGGTGGGCGGGGGCATCATCATGCTGCTGATGGCGATCAACATGCTCAACGCGCAGATCGGCAACGCACGCGCCACGCCGGAAGAGCGCGACGAAGCGGAGTCGAAGAACAGCATTGCCGTGGTGCCGCTCGCCATCCCGCTTCTCACGGGCCCTGGCTCGATCAGCACGGTGATCGTCTATGCGGCCAGCGCCCACCATTGGTACGACCGGCTGGGGCTCGTCGTCATCGGCGCGGTGTTGGCGGCGATCTGCTTCCTGTCGCTGCGCCTGGCCGAGCCGATCGCCCGCTTCATCGGGCAAACCGGCATCAATATCGGCACGCGGCTGATGGGTTTGATGTTGTCGGCGCTGGCGGTGGAGTTCATCGTCGACGGATTGAAGGCGTTGCTGCCTAACTTGCGATAG
- the hisB gene encoding imidazoleglycerol-phosphate dehydratase HisB translates to MRVAEVVRNTSETQIRVKINLDGTGQQKLATGVPFLDHMLDQIARHGLVDLEVEAHGDLHIDDHHTVEDTGITLGMAVAKAIGDKKGIRRYGHAYVPLDEALSRVVIDFSGRPLLEFNVPFTRARIGNFDVDLSIEFFRGFVNHAGVTLHVDNLRGVNAHHQMETVFKAFGRALRMAAEHDERAAGQVPSTKGSL, encoded by the coding sequence ATGCGCGTTGCGGAAGTCGTTCGCAATACCAGCGAAACGCAGATCCGTGTGAAGATCAATTTGGACGGCACCGGCCAGCAGAAGCTGGCCACCGGCGTGCCGTTTCTCGATCACATGCTCGACCAGATCGCCCGTCACGGGCTGGTCGACCTGGAGGTCGAGGCGCATGGCGACTTGCATATCGACGATCACCACACGGTCGAAGACACCGGCATCACGCTCGGCATGGCGGTCGCCAAGGCGATTGGCGACAAAAAGGGCATTCGCCGCTACGGCCACGCGTACGTGCCGCTCGACGAAGCGCTCTCCCGTGTGGTTATCGATTTCTCCGGCCGGCCGTTGCTCGAATTCAACGTTCCGTTCACGCGCGCCCGCATCGGCAATTTCGACGTCGATCTGTCGATCGAGTTCTTTCGCGGGTTCGTGAACCACGCCGGCGTGACGCTGCATGTCGACAATCTGCGCGGCGTGAACGCCCATCACCAGATGGAGACGGTGTTCAAGGCTTTCGGCCGGGCGCTGCGCATGGCGGCCGAGCACGACGAACGCGCGGCGGGGCAGGTACCGTCGACCAAGGGCAGCCTCTGA
- a CDS encoding DUF4870 family protein, producing MNEDPQRTREPVSYDRPSDGERERSMRTLTHVLYALYALHWFTGGISGLVAIIIDYLKRTDAEGTPYAAHIQWQIRTFWFGVLGYLVGGALVFVAIGFIVIAAVSIWMLYRIVKGWLYLYDNKPLEPQAWF from the coding sequence ATGAACGAAGACCCGCAGCGCACACGGGAGCCGGTTTCGTACGACCGCCCGTCCGACGGCGAACGCGAACGCAGCATGCGCACGCTCACGCACGTACTCTATGCGCTTTATGCGCTGCACTGGTTTACGGGCGGCATCTCCGGGCTCGTCGCCATCATCATCGACTATCTGAAGCGGACCGACGCCGAGGGTACGCCCTACGCGGCGCACATCCAGTGGCAGATCCGCACGTTCTGGTTCGGTGTGCTCGGCTACCTCGTGGGCGGCGCGCTCGTATTCGTCGCGATCGGCTTTATCGTGATCGCGGCAGTTTCCATCTGGATGCTTTACCGTATTGTCAAAGGCTGGTTGTATCTTTACGACAATAAGCCGCTCGAGCCGCAGGCATGGTTCTGA
- a CDS encoding phosphoribosyl-ATP diphosphatase, producing the protein MHSTEDTLLRLAAVIDSRKGGDPESSYVARLFHRGDDAVLKKIGEEATEVVLAAKDVRQGGARQALVGEVADLWFHCLVMLSHFDLSPADVVAELERREGLSGIEEKALRKRRERESEGG; encoded by the coding sequence ATGCATTCCACCGAAGATACGCTTTTGCGGCTTGCTGCCGTAATCGACAGCCGCAAGGGCGGCGACCCTGAAAGCTCCTACGTCGCGCGGCTCTTTCACCGCGGCGACGACGCCGTGCTGAAGAAAATCGGCGAAGAAGCCACCGAAGTCGTACTGGCCGCGAAAGACGTCCGGCAAGGCGGCGCGCGGCAGGCACTCGTCGGCGAAGTGGCGGATCTCTGGTTTCACTGCCTCGTCATGCTCTCGCACTTCGATCTGAGTCCGGCGGACGTCGTAGCCGAGCTGGAGCGGCGCGAGGGCTTGTCGGGCATCGAGGAAAAGGCGCTCAGAAAGCGTCGCGAGCGCGAAAGCGAAGGCGGCTGA
- the hisI gene encoding phosphoribosyl-AMP cyclohydrolase, with protein sequence MSAPDKPWLDKVQWDANGLVPVIAQEVSTNDVLMFAWMNRDALAKTIETGRAVYFSRSRQRLWFKGEESGHVQRVHEVRLDCDEDVVLLKVEQVSGIACHTGRHSCFFQKFEGTADEGDWVAVDPVLKDPEQIYR encoded by the coding sequence ATGAGCGCACCCGACAAGCCGTGGCTGGACAAGGTCCAGTGGGACGCGAACGGGCTCGTGCCCGTGATCGCACAGGAGGTGTCGACCAACGATGTCCTCATGTTCGCGTGGATGAACCGCGACGCCCTCGCGAAGACGATCGAGACGGGGCGGGCTGTCTATTTTTCGCGCTCGCGGCAGCGTCTTTGGTTCAAGGGCGAGGAGTCGGGCCACGTGCAGCGCGTGCATGAAGTCCGGCTCGACTGCGACGAGGACGTCGTGCTGCTGAAGGTCGAGCAGGTGTCCGGAATCGCTTGCCATACCGGACGGCACTCCTGTTTTTTCCAGAAATTCGAGGGTACGGCCGACGAGGGCGATTGGGTGGCCGTGGACCCGGTGCTCAAAGACCCCGAGCAGATCTATCGTTGA
- the tatC gene encoding twin-arginine translocase subunit TatC, giving the protein MSDPNQNQNRDEGKEETFISHLVELRDRIIRAGISVIVVFASLVYWAPDIFRLLARPLMQNLPAGGKMIVTDVTGSFFVPMKVTMIVALVIALPFVLYQIWAFVAPGLYQHEKRLVTPLVGSSYLLFLCGMAFAYFVVFPTLFRVMAHYNAPLGAEMTTDIDNYLSFVLTMFLAFGVTFEVPIVVVLLVRMGILTIKKLKEIRPYVAVGAFVIAAVVTPPDVFSQLILAVPLIVLYELGIIAARILVGKDAPVADGESAAS; this is encoded by the coding sequence GTGAGCGACCCCAATCAAAACCAGAACCGCGACGAAGGCAAAGAAGAGACGTTCATCTCGCATCTCGTGGAGTTGCGCGACCGGATCATCCGTGCCGGGATTTCGGTGATCGTCGTGTTCGCGTCGCTCGTCTACTGGGCGCCCGACATCTTCCGGCTGCTCGCTCGCCCGTTGATGCAGAATCTGCCGGCCGGCGGCAAGATGATCGTTACCGACGTGACGGGCTCGTTTTTCGTGCCGATGAAAGTCACGATGATCGTGGCGTTGGTGATCGCGTTGCCGTTCGTGCTTTACCAGATCTGGGCCTTCGTGGCGCCCGGGCTCTACCAGCACGAGAAGCGGCTCGTGACGCCGCTCGTCGGCAGCAGCTACCTGCTATTTCTGTGCGGCATGGCGTTCGCCTACTTCGTCGTGTTCCCCACGCTGTTTCGCGTCATGGCGCATTACAACGCGCCGCTCGGCGCGGAGATGACGACCGATATCGACAACTACCTGAGCTTCGTGCTGACGATGTTTCTGGCGTTCGGCGTGACATTCGAGGTGCCGATCGTCGTCGTGCTGCTCGTGCGCATGGGCATCCTGACGATCAAGAAGCTCAAGGAGATCCGCCCTTATGTGGCGGTCGGAGCGTTCGTCATCGCGGCCGTGGTGACGCCGCCCGATGTCTTTTCGCAGCTGATTCTCGCCGTGCCGCTGATCGTGCTCTACGAACTCGGCATCATCGCGGCGCGCATTCTGGTCGGCAAGGACGCGCCGGTCGCGGATGGAGAGAGCGCCGCAAGCTGA
- the hisA gene encoding 1-(5-phosphoribosyl)-5-[(5-phosphoribosylamino)methylideneamino]imidazole-4-carboxamide isomerase — protein MLLIPAIDLKDGQCVRLKQGDMDQATIFSEDPAAMARHWVERGARRLHLVDLNGAFAGKPRNEDAIRAIIDEVGSEIPVQLGGGIRDLETIERYLDDGLSYVIIGTAAVKNPGFLQDACTAFGGHIIVGLDAKDGKVATDGWSKLTGHEVVDLAQKFEDYGCESIIYTDIGRDGMLQGINIEATVRLARAVKIPVIASGGLSNLADIDALCEVEDEGIEGVICGRAIYSGDLDFTAAQTRADTLRESDDA, from the coding sequence ATGCTGCTGATTCCCGCCATCGACCTCAAGGACGGTCAGTGTGTGCGCCTCAAACAAGGCGATATGGACCAGGCGACGATTTTTTCCGAGGATCCGGCGGCCATGGCCCGCCATTGGGTCGAGCGGGGGGCGCGGCGGCTGCACCTCGTCGATCTGAACGGCGCGTTCGCGGGAAAGCCGAGGAATGAAGACGCGATCCGGGCGATCATCGACGAAGTGGGCAGCGAAATACCCGTTCAGTTGGGCGGTGGCATTCGCGACCTCGAGACGATCGAACGCTATCTCGACGACGGCCTGTCTTACGTCATCATCGGCACGGCGGCCGTGAAGAACCCCGGCTTCCTGCAGGATGCCTGCACGGCGTTCGGCGGGCACATCATCGTCGGCCTCGATGCGAAGGACGGCAAGGTTGCCACGGACGGCTGGAGCAAGCTGACGGGGCACGAGGTCGTCGATCTTGCGCAGAAGTTCGAGGATTACGGCTGCGAGTCGATCATCTATACCGATATCGGCCGCGACGGTATGCTGCAGGGCATCAATATCGAGGCGACGGTTCGTCTCGCGCGCGCCGTGAAGATTCCGGTGATCGCAAGCGGCGGCCTGTCCAACCTCGCCGATATCGACGCGCTGTGCGAGGTCGAGGACGAGGGCATCGAAGGCGTCATTTGCGGCCGTGCTATCTACTCGGGCGACCTCGATTTCACCGCAGCGCAAACACGGGCCGACACGTTGCGCGAATCGGACGACGCGTGA